The proteins below come from a single Balaenoptera musculus isolate JJ_BM4_2016_0621 chromosome 1, mBalMus1.pri.v3, whole genome shotgun sequence genomic window:
- the B4GALT3 gene encoding beta-1,4-galactosyltransferase 3 → MLRRLLERPCTLALLVGSQLAVMMYLSLGGFRSLSALFGREQEPTFDYSHPHDVYSNLSHLPGAPVAPGGPPAPQGLPYCPERSPLLVGPVSVSFSPVPSLAEIVERNPRVEPGGRYRPAGCEPRSRTAIIVPHRAREHHLRLLLYHLHPFLQRQQLAYGIYVIHQAGNGTFNRAKLLNVGVREALRDEEWDCLFLHDVDLLPENDHNLYVCDHRGPRHVAVAMNKFGYSLPYPQYFGGVSALTPDQYLKMNGFPNEYWGWGGEDDDIATRVRLAGMKISRPPTSVGHYKMVKHRGDKGNEENPHRFDLLVRTRNSWTQDGMNSLTYRLLARELGPLYTNITADIGTDPRGPQTPSGPRYPPGSSQAFRQEMLQRRPPAGPDPLPAANHTAPHGSH, encoded by the exons ATGCTACGGAGGCTGCTGGAGCGACCCTGCACTCTGGCCCTGCTTGTGGGCTCCCAGCTGGCTGTCATGATGTACCTGTCACTGGGGGGCTTCCGAAGCCTCAGCGCTCTATTTGGGCGAGAGCAGGAGCCGACATTTGACTACTCTCATCCCCATGATGTCTACAGTAACCTCAGTCACCTGCCTGGGGCCCCTGTTGCCCCAGGGGGCCCCCCAGCTCCTCAAGGTCTGCCCTACTGTCCAGAACGATCTCCTCTCTTAG TGGGTCCCGTGTCCGTGTCCTTTAGCCCAGTGCCGTCACTGGCAGAGATTGTGGAGAGGAATCCCCGGGTGGAACCGGGGGGCCGGTACCGCCCTGCAGGGTGTGAGCCCCGGTCCCGAACAGCCATCATTGTGCCCCATCGCGCCCGGGAACACCACCTGCGCCTGCTGCTCTACCACCTGCACCCGTTCCTGCAGCGCCAGCAGCTTGCTTATGGCATCTATGTCATCCACCAG GCTGGAAATGGAACATTTAACAGGGCAAAGCTGCTGAATGTTGGGGTGCGGGAGGCCCTGCGTGATGAAGAATGGGACTGCTTGTTCTTGCATGATGTGGACCTCTTGCCAGAGAATGACCACAATCTGTATGTGTGTGACCACCGAGGACCCCGGCATGTTGCTGTTGCCATGAACAAGTTTGGATACAG cctcccgTACCCCCAGTACTTTGGAGGGGTCTCGGCGCTCACTCCTGACCAGTATCTGAAGATGAATGGCTTCCCCAATGAATACTGGGGCTGGGGTGGTGAGGATGATGACATTGCTACCAG GGTACGCCTGGCTGGGATGAAGATCTCTCGGCCCCCCACATCTGTGGGACACTATAAGATGGTGAAGCACCGAGGAGATAAGGGCAACGAGGAAAATCCCCACAG ATTTGACCTCCTGGTCCGAACCCGGAATTCCTGGACTCAAGATGGGATGAACTCACTGACATACCGACTGCTGGCTCGAGAGCTGGGCCCTCTCTATACCAACATCACAGCAGACATTGGAACTGACCCTCGGGGTCCTCAGACTCCCTCTGGTCCCCGTTACCCACCTGGTTCCTCCCAGGCCTTCCGTCAGGAGATGCTGCAGCGCCGGCCCCCAGCCGGGCCCGACCCTCTGCCTGCTGCCAACCACACAGCTCCCCATGGTTCACACTGA
- the PPOX gene encoding protoporphyrinogen oxidase isoform X2, with the protein MGRTVVVLGGGISGLAASYHLSRAPCPPKVVLVEGSERLGGWIRSVRGPDGAVFELGPRGIRPAGVLGARTLLMVSELGLDSEVLPVRGDHAAAQNRFLYVGGALHALPSGIRGLLRPSPPFSKPLFWAGLKELTTPRGKDPDETVHSFAERRLGPEVASLAMDSLCRGVFAGNSRELSMRSCFPSLFQAEQTHRSILLGLLLGAGQGPQPDSALIRQARAERWSQWSLRGGLETLPQALNTHLTSRGVSVLRGQPVCGLSLQAEGCWKVSLGDSNLEADHIISAIPASALSKLLPAEAAPLARALSTITAVSVAVVNLQYRGARLPVQGFGHLVPSSEDPGILGIVYDSVAFPEQDGSPPGLRVTVMLGGSWLQTLEARGSVLSQELFQKEAEKAAATQLGLKEPPSHCLVHLHKNCIPQYTLGHWQKLESATQFLAAQKLPLTLAGASYEGVAVNDCIESGRQAAARVLGTEPNS; encoded by the exons ATGGGCCGGACCGTGGTCGTGCTGGGCGGAGGGATCAGCGGCTTGGCCGCTAGTTACCACCTGAGCCGGGCCCCTTGTCCCCCCAAG GTGGTCTTGGTGGAGGGCAGCGAGCGCCTGGGAGGCTGGATCCGCTCGGTACGAGGCCCAGATGGTGCTGTCTTTGAACTTGGACCTCGAGGAATTCGGCCGGCGGGAGTCCTGGGAGCCCGGACCCTGCTCATG GTTTCCGAGCTTGGCTTGGACTCAGAAGTGTTGCCTGTCCGGGGAGACCATGCAGCTGCCCAGAACAGGTTCCTGTATGTAGGTGGCGCCCTGCACGCCCTGCCCTCTGGCATCAG GGGGCTACTCCGCCCTTCACCTCCCTTCTCCAAACCTCTGTTTTGGGCTGGGCTGAAGGAGTTGACTACGCCCCGGGGCAAAGACCCTGATGAGACTGTGCACAGTTTCGCCGAGCGCCGCCTTGGTCCTGAG GTGGCGTCTCTAGCCATGGACAGTCTTTGCCGTGGAGTGTTTGCAGGCAACAGCCGTGAGCTCAGCATGAGGTCCTGCTTTCCCAGTCTCTTCCAAGCTGAGCAAACCCATCGTTCCATATTactggggctgctgctgggggcag GGCAGGGCCCACAGCCAGACTCAGCACTTATTCGCCAGGCTCGGGCTGAGCGCTGGAGCCAGTGGTCACTCCGTGGAGGGCTGGAGACATTGCCTCAGGCCCTTAACACCCACCTGACTAGTAGGGGTGTCAGTGTTCTCAGAGGCCAGCCAGTCTGTGGGCTCAGCCTCCAAGCAGAAGGGTGCTGGAAG GTGTCTCTAGGGGACAGCAACCTGGAGGCTGACCACATTATTAGTGCCATTCCAGCTTCAG CGCTCAGCAAGCTGCTCCCTGCTGAGGCTGCACCTCTGGCTCGTGCTCTGAGTACCATCACTGCTGTGTCTGTGGCTGTGGTGAATCTACAGTACCGAGGAGCTCGTCTGCCTGTCCAG ggATTTGGACATCTGGTGCCATCCTCAGAAGACCCAGGCATCCTGGGAATCGTGTATGACTCAGTTGCTTTCCCTGAGCAGGATGGGAGCCCCCCTGGCCTCAGAGTGACT GTGATGTTGGGAGGTTCCTGGTTACAGACATTAGAAGCCAGGGGCAGTGTCTTATCTCAGGAGCTGTTCcaaaaggaggcagagaaagcagCTGCCACTCAGTTAGGACTGAAGGAGCCACCAAGTCACTGCTTGGTCCATCTACACAAG aaCTGTATCCCCCAGTATACTTTAGGCCACTGGCAAAAATTGG AGTCAGCTACCCAATTCCTGGCTGCTCAGAAGCTGCCTTTGACTCTGGCCGGAGCCTCGTACGAGGGGGTTGCTGTCAATGATTGTATAGAGAGTGGGCGCCAGGCAGCAGCCCGTGTCCTGGGCACAGAACCTAACAGTTGA
- the PPOX gene encoding protoporphyrinogen oxidase isoform X6 codes for MGRTVVVLGGGISGLAASYHLSRAPCPPKVVLVEGSERLGGWIRSVRGPDGAVFELGPRGIRPAGVLGARTLLMQVSELGLDSEVLPVRGDHAAAQNRFLYVGGALHALPSGIRGLLRPSPPFSKPLFWAGLKELTTPRGKDPDETVHSFAERRLGPEVSLGDSNLEADHIISAIPASALSKLLPAEAAPLARALSTITAVSVAVVNLQYRGARLPVQGFGHLVPSSEDPGILGIVYDSVAFPEQDGSPPGLRVTVMLGGSWLQTLEARGSVLSQELFQKEAEKAAATQLGLKEPPSHCLVHLHKNCIPQYTLGHWQKLESATQFLAAQKLPLTLAGASYEGVAVNDCIESGRQAAARVLGTEPNS; via the exons ATGGGCCGGACCGTGGTCGTGCTGGGCGGAGGGATCAGCGGCTTGGCCGCTAGTTACCACCTGAGCCGGGCCCCTTGTCCCCCCAAG GTGGTCTTGGTGGAGGGCAGCGAGCGCCTGGGAGGCTGGATCCGCTCGGTACGAGGCCCAGATGGTGCTGTCTTTGAACTTGGACCTCGAGGAATTCGGCCGGCGGGAGTCCTGGGAGCCCGGACCCTGCTCATG CAGGTTTCCGAGCTTGGCTTGGACTCAGAAGTGTTGCCTGTCCGGGGAGACCATGCAGCTGCCCAGAACAGGTTCCTGTATGTAGGTGGCGCCCTGCACGCCCTGCCCTCTGGCATCAG GGGGCTACTCCGCCCTTCACCTCCCTTCTCCAAACCTCTGTTTTGGGCTGGGCTGAAGGAGTTGACTACGCCCCGGGGCAAAGACCCTGATGAGACTGTGCACAGTTTCGCCGAGCGCCGCCTTGGTCCTGAG GTGTCTCTAGGGGACAGCAACCTGGAGGCTGACCACATTATTAGTGCCATTCCAGCTTCAG CGCTCAGCAAGCTGCTCCCTGCTGAGGCTGCACCTCTGGCTCGTGCTCTGAGTACCATCACTGCTGTGTCTGTGGCTGTGGTGAATCTACAGTACCGAGGAGCTCGTCTGCCTGTCCAG ggATTTGGACATCTGGTGCCATCCTCAGAAGACCCAGGCATCCTGGGAATCGTGTATGACTCAGTTGCTTTCCCTGAGCAGGATGGGAGCCCCCCTGGCCTCAGAGTGACT GTGATGTTGGGAGGTTCCTGGTTACAGACATTAGAAGCCAGGGGCAGTGTCTTATCTCAGGAGCTGTTCcaaaaggaggcagagaaagcagCTGCCACTCAGTTAGGACTGAAGGAGCCACCAAGTCACTGCTTGGTCCATCTACACAAG aaCTGTATCCCCCAGTATACTTTAGGCCACTGGCAAAAATTGG AGTCAGCTACCCAATTCCTGGCTGCTCAGAAGCTGCCTTTGACTCTGGCCGGAGCCTCGTACGAGGGGGTTGCTGTCAATGATTGTATAGAGAGTGGGCGCCAGGCAGCAGCCCGTGTCCTGGGCACAGAACCTAACAGTTGA
- the PPOX gene encoding protoporphyrinogen oxidase isoform X5 codes for MQVSELGLDSEVLPVRGDHAAAQNRFLYVGGALHALPSGIRGLLRPSPPFSKPLFWAGLKELTTPRGKDPDETVHSFAERRLGPEVASLAMDSLCRGVFAGNSRELSMRSCFPSLFQAEQTHRSILLGLLLGAGQGPQPDSALIRQARAERWSQWSLRGGLETLPQALNTHLTSRGVSVLRGQPVCGLSLQAEGCWKVSLGDSNLEADHIISAIPASALSKLLPAEAAPLARALSTITAVSVAVVNLQYRGARLPVQGFGHLVPSSEDPGILGIVYDSVAFPEQDGSPPGLRVTVMLGGSWLQTLEARGSVLSQELFQKEAEKAAATQLGLKEPPSHCLVHLHKNCIPQYTLGHWQKLESATQFLAAQKLPLTLAGASYEGVAVNDCIESGRQAAARVLGTEPNS; via the exons ATG CAGGTTTCCGAGCTTGGCTTGGACTCAGAAGTGTTGCCTGTCCGGGGAGACCATGCAGCTGCCCAGAACAGGTTCCTGTATGTAGGTGGCGCCCTGCACGCCCTGCCCTCTGGCATCAG GGGGCTACTCCGCCCTTCACCTCCCTTCTCCAAACCTCTGTTTTGGGCTGGGCTGAAGGAGTTGACTACGCCCCGGGGCAAAGACCCTGATGAGACTGTGCACAGTTTCGCCGAGCGCCGCCTTGGTCCTGAG GTGGCGTCTCTAGCCATGGACAGTCTTTGCCGTGGAGTGTTTGCAGGCAACAGCCGTGAGCTCAGCATGAGGTCCTGCTTTCCCAGTCTCTTCCAAGCTGAGCAAACCCATCGTTCCATATTactggggctgctgctgggggcag GGCAGGGCCCACAGCCAGACTCAGCACTTATTCGCCAGGCTCGGGCTGAGCGCTGGAGCCAGTGGTCACTCCGTGGAGGGCTGGAGACATTGCCTCAGGCCCTTAACACCCACCTGACTAGTAGGGGTGTCAGTGTTCTCAGAGGCCAGCCAGTCTGTGGGCTCAGCCTCCAAGCAGAAGGGTGCTGGAAG GTGTCTCTAGGGGACAGCAACCTGGAGGCTGACCACATTATTAGTGCCATTCCAGCTTCAG CGCTCAGCAAGCTGCTCCCTGCTGAGGCTGCACCTCTGGCTCGTGCTCTGAGTACCATCACTGCTGTGTCTGTGGCTGTGGTGAATCTACAGTACCGAGGAGCTCGTCTGCCTGTCCAG ggATTTGGACATCTGGTGCCATCCTCAGAAGACCCAGGCATCCTGGGAATCGTGTATGACTCAGTTGCTTTCCCTGAGCAGGATGGGAGCCCCCCTGGCCTCAGAGTGACT GTGATGTTGGGAGGTTCCTGGTTACAGACATTAGAAGCCAGGGGCAGTGTCTTATCTCAGGAGCTGTTCcaaaaggaggcagagaaagcagCTGCCACTCAGTTAGGACTGAAGGAGCCACCAAGTCACTGCTTGGTCCATCTACACAAG aaCTGTATCCCCCAGTATACTTTAGGCCACTGGCAAAAATTGG AGTCAGCTACCCAATTCCTGGCTGCTCAGAAGCTGCCTTTGACTCTGGCCGGAGCCTCGTACGAGGGGGTTGCTGTCAATGATTGTATAGAGAGTGGGCGCCAGGCAGCAGCCCGTGTCCTGGGCACAGAACCTAACAGTTGA
- the PPOX gene encoding protoporphyrinogen oxidase isoform X7, with translation MRLCTVSPSAALVLSLTLKVASLAMDSLCRGVFAGNSRELSMRSCFPSLFQAEQTHRSILLGLLLGAGQGPQPDSALIRQARAERWSQWSLRGGLETLPQALNTHLTSRGVSVLRGQPVCGLSLQAEGCWKVSLGDSNLEADHIISAIPASALSKLLPAEAAPLARALSTITAVSVAVVNLQYRGARLPVQGFGHLVPSSEDPGILGIVYDSVAFPEQDGSPPGLRVTVMLGGSWLQTLEARGSVLSQELFQKEAEKAAATQLGLKEPPSHCLVHLHKNCIPQYTLGHWQKLESATQFLAAQKLPLTLAGASYEGVAVNDCIESGRQAAARVLGTEPNS, from the exons ATGAGACTGTGCACAGTTTCGCCGAGCGCCGCCTTGGTCCTGAG TCTCACCCTTAAGGTGGCGTCTCTAGCCATGGACAGTCTTTGCCGTGGAGTGTTTGCAGGCAACAGCCGTGAGCTCAGCATGAGGTCCTGCTTTCCCAGTCTCTTCCAAGCTGAGCAAACCCATCGTTCCATATTactggggctgctgctgggggcag GGCAGGGCCCACAGCCAGACTCAGCACTTATTCGCCAGGCTCGGGCTGAGCGCTGGAGCCAGTGGTCACTCCGTGGAGGGCTGGAGACATTGCCTCAGGCCCTTAACACCCACCTGACTAGTAGGGGTGTCAGTGTTCTCAGAGGCCAGCCAGTCTGTGGGCTCAGCCTCCAAGCAGAAGGGTGCTGGAAG GTGTCTCTAGGGGACAGCAACCTGGAGGCTGACCACATTATTAGTGCCATTCCAGCTTCAG CGCTCAGCAAGCTGCTCCCTGCTGAGGCTGCACCTCTGGCTCGTGCTCTGAGTACCATCACTGCTGTGTCTGTGGCTGTGGTGAATCTACAGTACCGAGGAGCTCGTCTGCCTGTCCAG ggATTTGGACATCTGGTGCCATCCTCAGAAGACCCAGGCATCCTGGGAATCGTGTATGACTCAGTTGCTTTCCCTGAGCAGGATGGGAGCCCCCCTGGCCTCAGAGTGACT GTGATGTTGGGAGGTTCCTGGTTACAGACATTAGAAGCCAGGGGCAGTGTCTTATCTCAGGAGCTGTTCcaaaaggaggcagagaaagcagCTGCCACTCAGTTAGGACTGAAGGAGCCACCAAGTCACTGCTTGGTCCATCTACACAAG aaCTGTATCCCCCAGTATACTTTAGGCCACTGGCAAAAATTGG AGTCAGCTACCCAATTCCTGGCTGCTCAGAAGCTGCCTTTGACTCTGGCCGGAGCCTCGTACGAGGGGGTTGCTGTCAATGATTGTATAGAGAGTGGGCGCCAGGCAGCAGCCCGTGTCCTGGGCACAGAACCTAACAGTTGA
- the PPOX gene encoding protoporphyrinogen oxidase isoform X3, producing the protein MGRTVVVLGGGISGLAASYHLSRAPCPPKVVLVEGSERLGGWIRSVRGPDGAVFELGPRGIRPAGVLGARTLLMQVSELGLDSEVLPVRGDHAAAQNRFLYVGGALHALPSGISLTLKVASLAMDSLCRGVFAGNSRELSMRSCFPSLFQAEQTHRSILLGLLLGAGQGPQPDSALIRQARAERWSQWSLRGGLETLPQALNTHLTSRGVSVLRGQPVCGLSLQAEGCWKVSLGDSNLEADHIISAIPASALSKLLPAEAAPLARALSTITAVSVAVVNLQYRGARLPVQGFGHLVPSSEDPGILGIVYDSVAFPEQDGSPPGLRVTVMLGGSWLQTLEARGSVLSQELFQKEAEKAAATQLGLKEPPSHCLVHLHKNCIPQYTLGHWQKLESATQFLAAQKLPLTLAGASYEGVAVNDCIESGRQAAARVLGTEPNS; encoded by the exons ATGGGCCGGACCGTGGTCGTGCTGGGCGGAGGGATCAGCGGCTTGGCCGCTAGTTACCACCTGAGCCGGGCCCCTTGTCCCCCCAAG GTGGTCTTGGTGGAGGGCAGCGAGCGCCTGGGAGGCTGGATCCGCTCGGTACGAGGCCCAGATGGTGCTGTCTTTGAACTTGGACCTCGAGGAATTCGGCCGGCGGGAGTCCTGGGAGCCCGGACCCTGCTCATG CAGGTTTCCGAGCTTGGCTTGGACTCAGAAGTGTTGCCTGTCCGGGGAGACCATGCAGCTGCCCAGAACAGGTTCCTGTATGTAGGTGGCGCCCTGCACGCCCTGCCCTCTGGCATCAG TCTCACCCTTAAGGTGGCGTCTCTAGCCATGGACAGTCTTTGCCGTGGAGTGTTTGCAGGCAACAGCCGTGAGCTCAGCATGAGGTCCTGCTTTCCCAGTCTCTTCCAAGCTGAGCAAACCCATCGTTCCATATTactggggctgctgctgggggcag GGCAGGGCCCACAGCCAGACTCAGCACTTATTCGCCAGGCTCGGGCTGAGCGCTGGAGCCAGTGGTCACTCCGTGGAGGGCTGGAGACATTGCCTCAGGCCCTTAACACCCACCTGACTAGTAGGGGTGTCAGTGTTCTCAGAGGCCAGCCAGTCTGTGGGCTCAGCCTCCAAGCAGAAGGGTGCTGGAAG GTGTCTCTAGGGGACAGCAACCTGGAGGCTGACCACATTATTAGTGCCATTCCAGCTTCAG CGCTCAGCAAGCTGCTCCCTGCTGAGGCTGCACCTCTGGCTCGTGCTCTGAGTACCATCACTGCTGTGTCTGTGGCTGTGGTGAATCTACAGTACCGAGGAGCTCGTCTGCCTGTCCAG ggATTTGGACATCTGGTGCCATCCTCAGAAGACCCAGGCATCCTGGGAATCGTGTATGACTCAGTTGCTTTCCCTGAGCAGGATGGGAGCCCCCCTGGCCTCAGAGTGACT GTGATGTTGGGAGGTTCCTGGTTACAGACATTAGAAGCCAGGGGCAGTGTCTTATCTCAGGAGCTGTTCcaaaaggaggcagagaaagcagCTGCCACTCAGTTAGGACTGAAGGAGCCACCAAGTCACTGCTTGGTCCATCTACACAAG aaCTGTATCCCCCAGTATACTTTAGGCCACTGGCAAAAATTGG AGTCAGCTACCCAATTCCTGGCTGCTCAGAAGCTGCCTTTGACTCTGGCCGGAGCCTCGTACGAGGGGGTTGCTGTCAATGATTGTATAGAGAGTGGGCGCCAGGCAGCAGCCCGTGTCCTGGGCACAGAACCTAACAGTTGA
- the PPOX gene encoding protoporphyrinogen oxidase isoform X4, which yields MGRTVVVLGGGISGLAASYHLSRAPCPPKVVLVEGSERLGGWIRSVRGPDGAVFELGPRGIRPAGVLGARTLLMVSELGLDSEVLPVRGDHAAAQNRFLYVGGALHALPSGISLTLKVASLAMDSLCRGVFAGNSRELSMRSCFPSLFQAEQTHRSILLGLLLGAGQGPQPDSALIRQARAERWSQWSLRGGLETLPQALNTHLTSRGVSVLRGQPVCGLSLQAEGCWKVSLGDSNLEADHIISAIPASALSKLLPAEAAPLARALSTITAVSVAVVNLQYRGARLPVQGFGHLVPSSEDPGILGIVYDSVAFPEQDGSPPGLRVTVMLGGSWLQTLEARGSVLSQELFQKEAEKAAATQLGLKEPPSHCLVHLHKNCIPQYTLGHWQKLESATQFLAAQKLPLTLAGASYEGVAVNDCIESGRQAAARVLGTEPNS from the exons ATGGGCCGGACCGTGGTCGTGCTGGGCGGAGGGATCAGCGGCTTGGCCGCTAGTTACCACCTGAGCCGGGCCCCTTGTCCCCCCAAG GTGGTCTTGGTGGAGGGCAGCGAGCGCCTGGGAGGCTGGATCCGCTCGGTACGAGGCCCAGATGGTGCTGTCTTTGAACTTGGACCTCGAGGAATTCGGCCGGCGGGAGTCCTGGGAGCCCGGACCCTGCTCATG GTTTCCGAGCTTGGCTTGGACTCAGAAGTGTTGCCTGTCCGGGGAGACCATGCAGCTGCCCAGAACAGGTTCCTGTATGTAGGTGGCGCCCTGCACGCCCTGCCCTCTGGCATCAG TCTCACCCTTAAGGTGGCGTCTCTAGCCATGGACAGTCTTTGCCGTGGAGTGTTTGCAGGCAACAGCCGTGAGCTCAGCATGAGGTCCTGCTTTCCCAGTCTCTTCCAAGCTGAGCAAACCCATCGTTCCATATTactggggctgctgctgggggcag GGCAGGGCCCACAGCCAGACTCAGCACTTATTCGCCAGGCTCGGGCTGAGCGCTGGAGCCAGTGGTCACTCCGTGGAGGGCTGGAGACATTGCCTCAGGCCCTTAACACCCACCTGACTAGTAGGGGTGTCAGTGTTCTCAGAGGCCAGCCAGTCTGTGGGCTCAGCCTCCAAGCAGAAGGGTGCTGGAAG GTGTCTCTAGGGGACAGCAACCTGGAGGCTGACCACATTATTAGTGCCATTCCAGCTTCAG CGCTCAGCAAGCTGCTCCCTGCTGAGGCTGCACCTCTGGCTCGTGCTCTGAGTACCATCACTGCTGTGTCTGTGGCTGTGGTGAATCTACAGTACCGAGGAGCTCGTCTGCCTGTCCAG ggATTTGGACATCTGGTGCCATCCTCAGAAGACCCAGGCATCCTGGGAATCGTGTATGACTCAGTTGCTTTCCCTGAGCAGGATGGGAGCCCCCCTGGCCTCAGAGTGACT GTGATGTTGGGAGGTTCCTGGTTACAGACATTAGAAGCCAGGGGCAGTGTCTTATCTCAGGAGCTGTTCcaaaaggaggcagagaaagcagCTGCCACTCAGTTAGGACTGAAGGAGCCACCAAGTCACTGCTTGGTCCATCTACACAAG aaCTGTATCCCCCAGTATACTTTAGGCCACTGGCAAAAATTGG AGTCAGCTACCCAATTCCTGGCTGCTCAGAAGCTGCCTTTGACTCTGGCCGGAGCCTCGTACGAGGGGGTTGCTGTCAATGATTGTATAGAGAGTGGGCGCCAGGCAGCAGCCCGTGTCCTGGGCACAGAACCTAACAGTTGA
- the PPOX gene encoding protoporphyrinogen oxidase isoform X1, whose protein sequence is MGRTVVVLGGGISGLAASYHLSRAPCPPKVVLVEGSERLGGWIRSVRGPDGAVFELGPRGIRPAGVLGARTLLMQVSELGLDSEVLPVRGDHAAAQNRFLYVGGALHALPSGIRGLLRPSPPFSKPLFWAGLKELTTPRGKDPDETVHSFAERRLGPEVASLAMDSLCRGVFAGNSRELSMRSCFPSLFQAEQTHRSILLGLLLGAGQGPQPDSALIRQARAERWSQWSLRGGLETLPQALNTHLTSRGVSVLRGQPVCGLSLQAEGCWKVSLGDSNLEADHIISAIPASALSKLLPAEAAPLARALSTITAVSVAVVNLQYRGARLPVQGFGHLVPSSEDPGILGIVYDSVAFPEQDGSPPGLRVTVMLGGSWLQTLEARGSVLSQELFQKEAEKAAATQLGLKEPPSHCLVHLHKNCIPQYTLGHWQKLESATQFLAAQKLPLTLAGASYEGVAVNDCIESGRQAAARVLGTEPNS, encoded by the exons ATGGGCCGGACCGTGGTCGTGCTGGGCGGAGGGATCAGCGGCTTGGCCGCTAGTTACCACCTGAGCCGGGCCCCTTGTCCCCCCAAG GTGGTCTTGGTGGAGGGCAGCGAGCGCCTGGGAGGCTGGATCCGCTCGGTACGAGGCCCAGATGGTGCTGTCTTTGAACTTGGACCTCGAGGAATTCGGCCGGCGGGAGTCCTGGGAGCCCGGACCCTGCTCATG CAGGTTTCCGAGCTTGGCTTGGACTCAGAAGTGTTGCCTGTCCGGGGAGACCATGCAGCTGCCCAGAACAGGTTCCTGTATGTAGGTGGCGCCCTGCACGCCCTGCCCTCTGGCATCAG GGGGCTACTCCGCCCTTCACCTCCCTTCTCCAAACCTCTGTTTTGGGCTGGGCTGAAGGAGTTGACTACGCCCCGGGGCAAAGACCCTGATGAGACTGTGCACAGTTTCGCCGAGCGCCGCCTTGGTCCTGAG GTGGCGTCTCTAGCCATGGACAGTCTTTGCCGTGGAGTGTTTGCAGGCAACAGCCGTGAGCTCAGCATGAGGTCCTGCTTTCCCAGTCTCTTCCAAGCTGAGCAAACCCATCGTTCCATATTactggggctgctgctgggggcag GGCAGGGCCCACAGCCAGACTCAGCACTTATTCGCCAGGCTCGGGCTGAGCGCTGGAGCCAGTGGTCACTCCGTGGAGGGCTGGAGACATTGCCTCAGGCCCTTAACACCCACCTGACTAGTAGGGGTGTCAGTGTTCTCAGAGGCCAGCCAGTCTGTGGGCTCAGCCTCCAAGCAGAAGGGTGCTGGAAG GTGTCTCTAGGGGACAGCAACCTGGAGGCTGACCACATTATTAGTGCCATTCCAGCTTCAG CGCTCAGCAAGCTGCTCCCTGCTGAGGCTGCACCTCTGGCTCGTGCTCTGAGTACCATCACTGCTGTGTCTGTGGCTGTGGTGAATCTACAGTACCGAGGAGCTCGTCTGCCTGTCCAG ggATTTGGACATCTGGTGCCATCCTCAGAAGACCCAGGCATCCTGGGAATCGTGTATGACTCAGTTGCTTTCCCTGAGCAGGATGGGAGCCCCCCTGGCCTCAGAGTGACT GTGATGTTGGGAGGTTCCTGGTTACAGACATTAGAAGCCAGGGGCAGTGTCTTATCTCAGGAGCTGTTCcaaaaggaggcagagaaagcagCTGCCACTCAGTTAGGACTGAAGGAGCCACCAAGTCACTGCTTGGTCCATCTACACAAG aaCTGTATCCCCCAGTATACTTTAGGCCACTGGCAAAAATTGG AGTCAGCTACCCAATTCCTGGCTGCTCAGAAGCTGCCTTTGACTCTGGCCGGAGCCTCGTACGAGGGGGTTGCTGTCAATGATTGTATAGAGAGTGGGCGCCAGGCAGCAGCCCGTGTCCTGGGCACAGAACCTAACAGTTGA